A window of the Bacillus andreraoultii genome harbors these coding sequences:
- a CDS encoding ISL3 family transposase: MQMNNNIIMPGLEDVKILKVEQMDDRLALFVEMEARTHTCPRCGAKTRQIHDYRMQKIKHLKWFERLCYIFYNKRRYRCDACEKRFPEKNNFVERYKRFTKEWNQAVNVRSVQAKTFKELAQQYGTSISTVIRRFDAFAENEVGEVKELPRVIAIDEYKGDTKEGKYQLIIANGDTREPLDILPNRKGKTISQYLRKYGANVEIVIMDMSHSFKSAVRKALDHPLIIADHFHFCRYIYWALDKVRRRIQSDWNDYDRKKCKKMRYVFYKDSAKLTENERWYLDRYRGMSKELDMAYQLKEAYCEWFKQAKENGSEGMRKTKEGLNTFYQLVRDTGVQEFLRSIRTFKNWEKEILNSFMYSYSNGFLEGINNHTKVIKRNAYGFRNFKRARARILLSHKYKGIGVHLG; the protein is encoded by the coding sequence GTGCAAATGAATAATAACATAATTATGCCAGGATTAGAAGACGTAAAAATACTAAAAGTGGAACAAATGGATGACAGATTAGCGTTGTTTGTTGAAATGGAAGCACGCACACATACTTGTCCTAGATGTGGTGCCAAAACACGACAAATTCATGATTATCGAATGCAGAAAATCAAGCATTTAAAGTGGTTTGAACGCCTCTGCTATATCTTTTATAACAAGAGACGATATCGTTGTGATGCTTGCGAGAAGAGGTTTCCTGAGAAAAACAATTTTGTGGAGCGTTATAAACGGTTTACCAAAGAGTGGAATCAGGCTGTAAACGTGAGAAGTGTTCAAGCCAAAACATTTAAGGAACTAGCTCAACAATATGGTACTTCGATTTCAACGGTTATAAGACGATTTGATGCATTTGCCGAAAATGAAGTAGGGGAAGTTAAGGAACTCCCGAGAGTAATCGCTATAGATGAGTATAAAGGGGATACCAAAGAAGGAAAGTATCAGTTAATCATCGCAAACGGAGATACAAGAGAGCCTTTGGATATATTACCGAATAGAAAAGGAAAAACAATATCACAATACTTACGAAAGTATGGGGCCAATGTAGAAATAGTCATTATGGACATGAGCCATTCCTTTAAATCGGCTGTACGAAAGGCCTTAGATCATCCACTAATTATAGCCGACCATTTTCATTTTTGTCGCTATATCTATTGGGCACTTGATAAAGTAAGAAGGCGGATTCAGTCAGATTGGAATGATTATGACCGGAAAAAGTGTAAAAAAATGAGATATGTATTTTACAAAGATAGTGCGAAACTAACCGAAAACGAGAGATGGTACCTAGATCGATACCGTGGTATGTCGAAGGAACTAGATATGGCGTATCAATTAAAAGAGGCTTATTGTGAATGGTTCAAACAAGCGAAAGAAAATGGTTCAGAAGGTATGCGTAAAACCAAAGAAGGCTTAAACACGTTTTATCAGTTAGTTAGAGATACTGGAGTGCAGGAATTTCTACGCAGCATACGGACGTTTAAAAACTGGGAAAAAGAAATTTTAAATAGTTTTATGTATAGCTATTCTAATGGATTTCTGGAAGGAATAAATAACCACACAAAGGTAATAAAACGGAATGCGTATGGTTTCAGAAACTTCAAACGAGCAAGAGCTAGAATATTGTTATCACACAAGTATAAAGGAATAGGGGTCCATCTAGGCTAG
- the spoIIIAE gene encoding stage III sporulation protein AE — protein sequence MKQSTLFKSLLLAIGIFFLWTSISFANETNGEELQENSNTAVDLVNEQIDKLDLSEIQTFWDQIMKEYGGFLPELEKGSLVDYIKGVDEFSFKNWATGTFKFIFHEMVVNGKLIVTLIMLTIFSMFLQSLQNAFETTTVSKIAYSIVFMVLMIIALNSFHVAIQYASNAIQNMIHFTIAFIPILLALIATGGGVISASFFHPVILFLTNVSGLFVDKIVLPLLFLSVLLSIVSTLTSQYKVTQLAGLLRNWSIGLLGIFMTVFLSVVSIQGSTTAVADGVAIKTAKFVTGNFIPVVGRMFTDAADTVISASVLLKNTVGIAGVGILLLITLFPAVKILIIAFIYKFSAALLQPLGGGPIITCLDVISKSIIYLFAALAIVSIMFFLSLTVIVVAGNITMMVR from the coding sequence ATGAAGCAAAGTACATTATTTAAATCATTGCTCCTAGCAATCGGAATATTTTTCCTGTGGACAAGCATATCTTTCGCCAATGAAACGAATGGTGAAGAATTACAGGAAAATTCTAACACAGCAGTAGATCTTGTCAATGAACAAATAGATAAACTTGATTTGAGTGAAATTCAAACATTTTGGGATCAAATTATGAAAGAGTATGGGGGCTTTTTGCCAGAATTAGAAAAAGGGAGTTTAGTTGACTATATAAAAGGTGTGGATGAATTCTCTTTTAAAAACTGGGCAACGGGTACGTTTAAATTCATTTTTCATGAGATGGTCGTTAATGGAAAATTAATTGTTACCTTAATTATGTTAACTATCTTTAGTATGTTTCTTCAGTCATTACAAAATGCATTTGAGACAACAACTGTTTCCAAGATTGCTTATTCTATTGTTTTTATGGTTTTAATGATTATTGCCCTAAATAGCTTTCATGTAGCAATCCAGTATGCATCGAATGCCATTCAAAATATGATTCATTTTACCATCGCCTTTATTCCAATTTTACTCGCCCTAATTGCAACGGGAGGCGGTGTAATATCGGCAAGTTTTTTTCATCCAGTTATATTATTTTTAACAAATGTTAGTGGTTTGTTCGTTGATAAAATTGTCCTTCCTTTATTATTTTTATCTGTCCTTTTAAGTATTGTAAGTACATTGACAAGTCAATATAAAGTAACACAACTGGCAGGTCTATTAAGGAATTGGAGTATTGGTTTGTTAGGTATATTTATGACCGTATTTTTAAGCGTAGTTTCTATTCAAGGATCTACAACTGCGGTGGCTGACGGTGTTGCAATAAAAACAGCGAAATTTGTTACAGGCAACTTCATCCCTGTTGTCGGAAGAATGTTTACAGATGCGGCTGATACAGTTATTAGTGCTTCTGTATTGTTAAAAAATACAGTAGGTATTGCAGGTGTGGGGATTTTATTACTCATAACATTGTTTCCTGCAGTGAAAATATTGATTATTGCCTTTATTTATAAATTTTCTGCTGCCTTATTGCAACCATTAGGTGGAGGTCCCATTATAACTTGTCTCGACGTTATTTCGAAAAGTATTATTTACTTATTTGCTGCATTAGCAATTGTATCTATTATGTTTTTTTTAAGCTTAACTGTCATCGTCGTTGCAGGAAATATAACGATGATGGTTCGATAG
- the spoIIIAD gene encoding stage III sporulation protein AD produces MLQIVSIGLVATFLALVLKEQKANFAFLLTVFTGCIIFLFLIDQIYSVIQMIERIAIQAKVNSVYVETILKIIGIAYIVEFAAQITKDAGQGSIASKIEMAGKIIILAMAVPILTVLIEMILKMIPS; encoded by the coding sequence ATCCTTCAAATTGTCAGCATAGGGTTAGTGGCAACATTTCTTGCCTTAGTCTTGAAAGAACAAAAAGCAAATTTTGCCTTCTTATTAACAGTGTTTACTGGATGTATTATTTTCTTATTTCTAATCGATCAAATTTATAGTGTCATTCAAATGATCGAAAGGATTGCGATTCAAGCGAAAGTTAACTCTGTTTATGTTGAAACAATCTTAAAAATCATTGGTATCGCATATATTGTTGAATTTGCCGCTCAAATAACAAAAGATGCGGGGCAAGGTTCAATTGCTTCAAAGATTGAAATGGCAGGGAAAATTATTATTTTGGCCATGGCGGTTCCAATATTGACTGTTTTAATTGAAATGATATTAAAAATGATTCCATCATAG
- the spoIIIAB gene encoding stage III sporulation protein SpoIIIAB, whose product MLKLIGGIFILIATSWIGFEISRSYTERTKQLRLLKSALQSLEAEIMFGHAPLHDASRRIASQIDYPINRLFEDFSMLLLNNETTAKTAWDQSLQRVWNKTNLKKTELEILKQFGETLGRHDRIQQQKQIQLTLVHLEREEVEAREKQASYGKMMRNLGFLSGLFIIILLM is encoded by the coding sequence ATGTTAAAGCTAATTGGTGGGATTTTTATATTAATTGCCACAAGTTGGATTGGGTTTGAAATATCGAGAAGCTATACAGAAAGAACAAAACAGCTAAGATTATTAAAATCAGCATTACAAAGTTTAGAAGCGGAAATCATGTTTGGACATGCTCCACTTCATGACGCTTCTAGAAGAATTGCTAGTCAAATTGATTATCCAATTAATCGACTCTTTGAAGACTTTTCGATGCTCTTACTAAATAATGAGACAACGGCAAAAACTGCATGGGACCAAAGTTTACAAAGGGTGTGGAATAAAACGAACCTAAAAAAAACTGAACTTGAAATTTTGAAACAATTTGGAGAAACGTTAGGGAGGCATGATCGTATTCAACAGCAGAAACAAATTCAACTAACGTTAGTTCACTTAGAAAGAGAAGAAGTGGAGGCAAGAGAAAAACAAGCATCTTATGGAAAGATGATGAGAAACTTAGGTTTCCTATCAGGACTGTTCATCATAATCTTGCTGATGTAA
- the efp gene encoding elongation factor P gives MISVNDFKTGLTIEVDGGIWRVLDFQHVKPGKGAAFVRSKLRNLRTGAVQEKTFRAGEKVEKAQIDNRTMQYLYASGDSHVFMDTENYEQVELPASQIEYELNFLKENMEVHIMMFQGETLGVELPNTVELEVTDTEPGIKGDTASGGSKPATVETGLVVQVPFFVNVGDRLIINTSDGSYVSRA, from the coding sequence ATGATATCAGTAAATGATTTTAAAACAGGTCTTACGATTGAAGTGGATGGAGGAATTTGGCGCGTACTTGACTTCCAACACGTAAAACCAGGAAAAGGTGCAGCATTTGTACGTTCAAAACTACGTAACCTTCGTACAGGAGCAGTACAAGAAAAAACATTCCGTGCCGGTGAAAAAGTAGAAAAAGCGCAAATTGATAACCGTACGATGCAATATTTATATGCAAGTGGAGATTCACACGTATTCATGGATACAGAGAACTATGAACAAGTAGAACTTCCTGCTAGTCAAATCGAATACGAATTGAACTTTTTAAAAGAAAATATGGAAGTTCATATTATGATGTTTCAAGGTGAAACATTAGGTGTTGAACTACCAAATACGGTTGAATTAGAAGTAACAGATACTGAACCAGGGATTAAAGGTGATACAGCTTCAGGTGGTTCCAAGCCGGCTACCGTTGAAACAGGCCTTGTTGTTCAAGTACCATTCTTTGTTAACGTTGGTGACCGCTTAATCATTAATACATCTGATGGTTCATATGTTTCTAGAGCATAA
- the spoIIIAA gene encoding stage III sporulation protein AA codes for MEKVIPYLPNAISDQLMHVPHDILQNIEELRIRINRPIEIIANKKVQYLPYIVQTKDAEHFINKISQHSLYTLDEELKKGYITIEGGHRIGLAGRVILDEGHVKAIRDISSFNIRIAREKIGVANHWVPYMYQGKWKNTMIIGPPQTGKTTLLRDFARIISTGNPNKNIPPKKVGIIDERSEIAGCVGGVPQLTFGVRVDVMDACPKAEGMMMMIRSMSPEVLIVDEIGRKEDTEAILEAVHAGIRLFMTTHGESYEDLLKRPTLQPILKQKIFERYIELRRDSGPGVISAIKDENGNKILQKRVLNEC; via the coding sequence ATGGAAAAAGTCATACCTTATTTGCCGAATGCGATTTCCGACCAGTTAATGCATGTTCCACATGATATCCTTCAAAATATTGAGGAACTCCGAATTCGAATTAATCGACCAATTGAAATAATCGCCAATAAAAAAGTCCAATACCTTCCATATATTGTGCAAACAAAAGATGCGGAACATTTTATAAATAAAATTAGTCAGCATTCATTGTATACATTGGACGAGGAATTGAAAAAAGGCTATATCACGATTGAAGGTGGTCACAGAATTGGACTAGCTGGTAGGGTTATCCTTGACGAAGGTCATGTGAAAGCGATTCGAGATATTTCTTCATTTAATATTCGAATTGCGAGGGAAAAAATTGGGGTTGCTAACCATTGGGTTCCATATATGTATCAAGGTAAATGGAAAAATACGATGATTATCGGCCCTCCTCAAACAGGTAAAACAACATTGCTAAGAGATTTTGCAAGAATAATTTCGACTGGGAACCCTAATAAAAATATACCTCCAAAAAAAGTTGGTATCATTGATGAGCGTAGTGAAATAGCTGGCTGCGTTGGGGGCGTGCCACAACTCACTTTTGGTGTGCGGGTTGATGTGATGGATGCTTGTCCAAAAGCTGAAGGAATGATGATGATGATTCGTTCCATGAGCCCTGAGGTCCTTATTGTTGATGAAATTGGGAGGAAAGAAGATACAGAAGCAATCCTTGAAGCAGTACATGCAGGAATTCGTTTGTTCATGACGACACACGGGGAATCATATGAAGACTTGTTGAAGCGGCCGACATTACAGCCCATTCTCAAACAAAAAATTTTTGAAAGATATATTGAGTTACGAAGAGATAGTGGTCCAGGTGTGATTTCTGCGATAAAAGATGAAAACGGAAATAAAATTTTACAAAAGCGAGTGTTAAACGAATGTTAA
- the spoIIIAC gene encoding stage III sporulation protein AC, producing MGIDVDVIFKIAGVGIVVAFLVTILDQVGKKEYAQWVTLFGFIYILFQVATIVNDLFQKIKSVFLFNN from the coding sequence ATGGGCATCGATGTGGATGTGATCTTTAAAATAGCGGGTGTGGGGATTGTTGTCGCATTTTTAGTGACGATACTCGATCAAGTGGGTAAAAAAGAATATGCCCAATGGGTTACTCTTTTCGGTTTTATTTATATCCTTTTTCAAGTTGCAACAATCGTAAATGACTTGTTTCAAAAAATAAAATCAGTATTTTTATTTAACAATTAG
- the spoIIIAF gene encoding stage III sporulation protein AF, with the protein MEFLTSWITNIILFILLAVIVELLLPQTGLQKYVKMVIGLLLIIIFLSPLLKLLSTDVDEVLKKTGIGIDQENISLENSIENKKIEIQAEQHAYILKQTAVQLEELTEKELMDKFHLQFKNIQLNLNSKRQSTTSMEDLFNNLESIEVSLKSKVETGENQTVTPVEEVSIHLGDDRNRESYTEDMKPIKHFLAEQWGVDESKLQITIERGNEGG; encoded by the coding sequence ATGGAATTTCTTACAAGTTGGATTACAAACATTATCTTGTTCATTTTACTAGCAGTCATTGTGGAATTGTTGCTGCCTCAAACTGGGCTACAAAAATACGTGAAAATGGTTATTGGCTTATTATTAATTATTATTTTTCTATCGCCCCTATTGAAACTATTGTCGACTGATGTTGATGAGGTACTGAAGAAAACTGGAATCGGTATCGATCAGGAAAATATTTCTTTAGAAAATTCTATAGAAAATAAGAAAATAGAAATACAAGCAGAACAACATGCATATATTTTAAAACAAACGGCTGTCCAATTAGAGGAGTTAACAGAAAAGGAGTTGATGGATAAGTTTCATTTACAATTTAAAAATATACAGCTTAATTTAAATAGTAAACGACAATCAACAACTTCTATGGAAGATCTATTCAATAATCTTGAAAGTATTGAAGTTTCATTGAAAAGCAAAGTAGAAACAGGGGAAAATCAAACAGTTACTCCAGTTGAAGAGGTTAGCATTCATTTAGGAGACGATAGGAATCGTGAATCTTACACTGAAGATATGAAACCTATTAAGCACTTCCTTGCTGAACAATGGGGGGTAGATGAATCAAAATTACAAATAACGATTGAAAGGGGGAATGAGGGAGGATGA
- the spoIIIAG gene encoding stage III sporulation protein AG codes for MSKNKGPFSMIKNLFQKNGEEKQKLEKKHYMMIILIVGISIMLFGNFMQKDKNQSSNPVAVTSNTNEDEEAEVFGSSKKSQPSTMRDYEEYYENQLKEAIESIVGVGDISIVVNVDSTEQVVYEKNIINKKQITSETDSNGGKREVEDNSKEEQIVVIREGDKEVPLVSETKKPVIRGVLVVAKGAENVQVKKAIIEAVMRTLDVPSHRVSVLAKK; via the coding sequence ATGAGTAAAAATAAAGGACCTTTTTCCATGATAAAAAATTTATTCCAAAAAAATGGCGAAGAAAAACAAAAGCTTGAGAAGAAGCATTATATGATGATTATTCTTATTGTAGGAATCTCTATCATGTTATTCGGTAATTTTATGCAAAAAGATAAAAATCAATCCTCTAACCCTGTGGCAGTTACTTCAAATACAAATGAAGATGAGGAAGCTGAAGTTTTTGGTAGCAGTAAAAAAAGCCAACCCTCCACAATGCGCGACTATGAAGAGTATTATGAAAATCAGTTAAAAGAAGCGATAGAATCAATTGTTGGTGTTGGTGATATATCGATTGTTGTGAACGTAGACTCAACTGAGCAAGTTGTATATGAGAAAAATATAATTAATAAAAAGCAAATTACGAGTGAAACGGACTCAAATGGTGGTAAAAGAGAAGTTGAAGATAATTCAAAGGAAGAACAAATTGTAGTCATCCGTGAAGGAGATAAAGAAGTTCCATTAGTATCTGAAACAAAAAAACCAGTAATTCGTGGTGTTTTAGTTGTTGCGAAAGGTGCAGAAAATGTACAAGTAAAGAAAGCAATTATTGAAGCAGTAATGAGAACATTAGATGTTCCAAGCCACCGAGTTTCCGTACTTGCTAAAAAATAA
- a CDS encoding SpoIIIAH-like family protein produces the protein MMLKKQTVWLLTMLSLVVVLSVYYITAEPTNNNLANVDVGQEEKAKGKDAKKENAGMKTENTTITDAKDEVFEEIRLQMQDERSKKYEELQQVAGSTELPVEERSEAKDEMNRLQQIAEKEKFVENLIIQTLGYEDALVQADESEVLITVKGKEPSKANANEIIKIVKKEMGNSTPTVAFQGENEIK, from the coding sequence ATGATGTTAAAAAAGCAAACGGTCTGGTTATTAACGATGCTTAGTTTAGTTGTTGTATTGTCGGTCTACTATATTACCGCAGAGCCAACAAATAATAATTTAGCAAATGTTGATGTAGGTCAAGAAGAAAAGGCAAAAGGTAAAGATGCAAAGAAAGAAAATGCAGGAATGAAAACGGAAAATACAACAATTACAGATGCGAAAGATGAAGTATTTGAAGAAATTCGTCTCCAAATGCAAGATGAACGGAGTAAAAAGTATGAAGAATTACAACAAGTTGCAGGCTCAACTGAACTACCTGTAGAAGAAAGAAGTGAGGCAAAGGATGAAATGAACCGGCTTCAACAAATTGCTGAAAAGGAAAAGTTTGTCGAAAACTTAATTATTCAAACACTAGGTTATGAGGATGCCTTAGTTCAAGCAGATGAATCAGAAGTGTTAATTACTGTAAAAGGAAAAGAACCGTCTAAAGCAAACGCGAATGAAATTATTAAAATCGTAAAAAAAGAAATGGGTAACTCTACACCAACTGTTGCTTTCCAAGGAGAAAATGAGATAAAATAA